In Spirosoma pollinicola, the genomic window GTGAATGCTGCGCTCAGCAAGCTCTCGGTAAAACCTCGTTTGCTGGAGTATTTAATTTGGCTTTGGGAGCTTGGTAAGGAGCAGGATATGCCCAAACAAGATGAGATGTTGGTTTGGAGCGTACCAATAGAGTCGGTTATGAAGCAACGGGATCAGGCAATTGCCGCCCATCGGTCGCAGGTGAGTCGGATGATTGACGATGACCCATCGGCTTTTTATTTATCGCCGGAGTTGCTCACGCACTTTGACACACCCAGAGAGTTGTTTTTAGAAGAACTAGTTAACGAACATAATCATGCCTGATTCCAGCTTGCCTCTCGCGTATTTTGATGATGTTTATCGCGCCAACGACGACCCCTGGTCTTTTGAAACCAGTCCTTACGAGCGGGATAAATATCAGGCCACAATGGCCGCTTTGCCAAGGAATAAATACAGCAATGTGTTTGAAATTGGTTGCTCTATTGGCGTATTAAGTGAATTGTTAGCCAACCGGTGCAATCATCTATTGGCTGTCGATGCCAGTGAGTTGCCCCTTGGGGCAGCCCGAAAACGTCTGGCTGCCTATCCGCACGTGACCGTCAGGCAATTGAGTATTCCCAATGAATTTCCGGATGATCAATTTGATTTGATCCTTTTATCGGAAGTTGGTTATTACTTGGTGCTGGACGATCTAAAATGTGCCCGGCAGCAAATGCTTGACCATCTCACCGATAAAGGTAATCTGTTGCTGGTGCACTGGACGCCTTTCGTTCCTGATTATCCGTTGACGGGTGACCAGGTTCATGAGCAGTTTCTGGAAATAGCTGGTGAAGGCAAACCACTTACTCATTTACTGGGCCAGCGAACGGATAAATACCGGTTGGATTTGTTCCAAAAGCAGTAGTGAGGTAGTTGCGCAAGTCCCGAATAGCCAGCGTGATGGGCACGGCTGGCCAGCAACTTGCCCATTGTCCTGTTCTCATTTTTTCGTCGACCTTTTCCCAAACTTCGCCAAAAAAGCGACTTTGGGCTACTTCTTTTATAAGCCAGTTTGGATCGACCATCAGGTCGCGCGCAATTTGTTCAACCCTGGTTTCGTCGGGCCACTGGTGGCGCAGTGGCCAGTATAACCGTAGTCTCTGTCGATTTTGAAGTTGGATGATAACCGCTTTGGCGGGCTCCGCCAGTTGACATTGATTTGCCTGATTCATGTTGGCCCAATACCGCAGCTGCTCCGAAAAACCAACCGCCACACGACCCTGCATTCGGGTTGAGGTGTAGACTTTTACATGGGGACTTTTTCTGACCTTGGCATCCATTCGCAGCAACGCCCGGTAAAAAGCTTCATCTTCCAGACATGGGATTTCGGGTAAACGGCCAGCCTGTTCATACATCTGGCAGGTAACGGCAATACTGGCCCCAAAATGTTGAAAGTGACGCGGCCAGGGATCATGAGCGCGCGGGTCGAAGAGTGCTTCGGCTTTGGCCACCAGGCTTCGGTACATCACATCCCGCAGGTGATACAAACGAACCTGACTTCGATCAGGCCGGGTCAGGATACGCCCGCCAACGGCATCGTTCCCATTGGCTATTTCGAGCATGATCGCATTAACCCACCGACCGTCGACCACTGTGTCGCCGTCAGTCGATGCAATAATTCCATCCGAACGGCCAAGGCTGGTCAGGCGTCGATGCGCTTCGTCCATGAGCAACCTGCGAACAGTTCCGATGTTTGCTTTGGCAGCCGGTAAGTGAATTTGAGCAATATGTAGGGGGAAGTCCGGATGTTGCAGCTGATAGTTTCGGGCAACCTCAAACGAGTAATCGGTACAGTTATTTGCCAGTAACAGCACTTCGTACAGTGCTGGATTTACTGGTAATCCGTTGTTATCCTGTTGCTTCCGGAGCGCGTTGAGCGTATCTTCCAGATGGTGCGCTTCATTCCTTACCGGCACAATTACGCTAAGTCGTACGAACGGGGAGGGCGGGGTTTCATTGAACAAATAGTGATGTATAGTCGTACAGGCTATATCCTCAATTTCGGTTTGCATGGGCTAATCCTCGCCCGGATGACTAAATTTCCAACCGGACGTTTCAACGTCTACAACTGAATGCGGGCATGATTGTTACTGTTTAGCGGTAGTTGTTGGGGAAAGGTATCAGATCAGTTTTTGAGCTTCTGAACGAGTCTGCCATTTGTTCAGAACAAACACGCAGAGGGTAGCCGATAAAATACCAACACCGGTTCCGGCAAGCACGTCAAGTGGATAGTGAGCGGCCACATAAATTCGGCTATACGACACGGTGGCCGCCCATAAAAATCCCCATCTCAGCCAGGAGTGTTGTTTGCCCAGCATTAACCAGAGGCTTGCCGCCAGAGCGAACGTAGTGGACGCGTGAGACGAGCAGAAACCGTACTGTCCACCACATTCGAGCACGGGATGAATCAGTTTTTGCAGTGACAGTTCGTGGCAGGGACGAAGTCGGTGGGTGAGGGGCTTAATCACCGACGAGGCTAGCTGATCGGCAACCGCAACCGAAAAGATGATTGTCAAAATATACCCGACAGCCTGTTTTCTATATCGGTAGATGAGCCAGCCGATTAGCAGCGCATACAGCGGAAACCAGCTGTTACGCTCTGTAATCCAGATCATTATCGGATCAAGCCAGGGTGTATAACGACCATTGAGCCAAAGAAACAGGTCGATGTCGAGTTGGTTAAGCGTATCAATCATGAATTACAATACCAAAAACTGACTCAAGTAATTCCGGGCGGTCAGAATGGCCGTTTTAACATCCTGGGGATGGCTTTCATACGCTTTATCTTCGACCTCAATACAAACGGGTCCACGGTAGCGAACGTCGGTCAGAGCCGCAAAAAAGTCACGCCAGCGCACGTCGCCCAGACCCGGAAGTTTGGGGGAATGATACTCCAGCGGGTTCGCTATAATACCCACCCGGTTCAACTTGTCGCGGTATAATTTTACGTCTTTCAGGTGGATGTGATGCAGACGGTCGCGATAATCATAGATGGGTTTTACTTCGTCCATCATTTGCCAGATCAGGTGGCTTGGGTCGTAGTTCAGGCCCAACGCCCGCGAGGGAATGATCTCGAACATCCGATCCCAGATGGCGGGAGTGGTCGCGAGGTTTTTGCCGCCGGGCCATTCGTCGTCCGTAAACCACATCGGACAGTTTTCAATACCAATTTTAACGTTACACTCTTCGGCTACTTTGACGATAGCGGGCCAGTGCTCAGCATATAGTTTCAGATTATCGGCAATGCTCAGCGAGGGATTCCGACCAATAAAGGTGTTTACCACCGGAACGCCCAACTTGGCAGCCGCCCGGATAATCTGTTTGATGTGTTCGCGATAGAATTCGGCCTGTTCCGGGTTGGGGTCTAGTGGATTTGGGTAGTAACCCAGTCCTGAAATCGAAACATTGTAAAGTCGGGTTAGCGTATGGACCTGATCGACGTGCAGGTTATTAACGTCAATATGGGTCACGCCCGCATATCGGCGTGCATCGGCATTGCCCGACGGCCAGCACATGAGTTCAACACAGCTAAACTTATGCTCCGAGGCAAATTTCAACACACCATTGAGATCATAATCGGCCAGAATGGCCGAAACAAAACCGAGATTAAGCATAAACAGAGGTACGATTTATGGATTTACGAAGTACGATTTTGAGGGAATAGTAAGCTGATGCGGTAGATCGGGAACGAATAAATGTAGCTGCTGAAAACCACAAATTGGCTCAATACCCTGTTGATTCGATCCTGAATGAGGTAGGCGTGTGCTCCGGGGCAATTCCGGCCCGGCGATTGGCCTCCCGAATGATCGCAGCCGTTGATGAAGTGCCTACACGAGCGACTCCCATGTTGCATACCGCCAATAGCTCATCCAGCGTGCGGATTCCTCCCGATGCTTTGACCTGAACACCCAGACCAACATGGCTGAGCATCAGCCGCAAATCATGTTCTATAGCGCCTTTATACTCATATTTACCATCAGCACCCTTCACGAAACCGAAACCCGTAGAGGTTTTTACGAAGGCTACGCCCGCATCTGTGCAAATCTGGCAGAGTCGTATTTTGTGAGTGTCGTCGGGTAAATAATCGGTCTCGAAAATGACCTTCAGAATTGCCCCTTCGGTCTGGCAGGTGTACTGTATGGCCTGGATCTCATTCGTTATATACGACCAGTCTTCGCTTAGCACCTTACCTATGTTCACAACCATATCGATTTCAACGGCTCCATCGCGGCAGGCCTGCACCGTTTCGGCAATTTTTACCGGCAGGGCATTACTGCCGTGTGGAAAGCCAACAACCGTACCTACCCGAACCCGCGAACCGGCCAGTATATCGCGTGCCAATGATACGGCATAGGGTTTAATGCAAACCGAAGCTACTTCATAGATCAATGCCTCTTCGCAGCCCGCCCGTAATTCGGTATCGGTAAGGGTAGGATGCAGCAGGGCATGGTCAATAAGACCGGCGATTTCGTGAATGGGTGTTGAGCTCATAGCTGGGTAGAAATTGTGGCTGCGAAGATACACGCCAGGATAGTATTTGAAACGACATTAAGGTAAGAGTTGACGTATTGGCCAAGAAAAATCCCGTATTTACGAGGTTAACGTATTGACAATGAAATGCTTCTCTGTTAATAATTAACTTTAGAGGCACATCTTAAACCACCTTTTGCCATGAATATCAACATCTCTACCCTGCTCGATGTAGCAATAGGACTCATTTTCATCTTTTTCGTTTTCAGCATGTTTGTCTCGGGAATTGTTGAGCTTATCAACAGCCTTTCTGAGCAACGTGCCAGCCTGCTTCGTAAAGCCCTGACTAAAATATTGGGTGGAAATGCTACTGATTTCTTCAACCACCAGCTTACTAAAGTGAAAGAAGATAAGTTTTGGGGATTTAATAAACCTGTGAATTACCTGTCTGCCGATTCATTTTCGACCGTGGTGATTGATCTGCTGGCAAAAGCCGATGGCTCTCCGCTAGTAGGCGACGGAAAGCCGACGGAGCAGGTATTTGAAAAGATTAAGCAGGCAGCCCTAAATCATAAGGATGAGGCTGTAAAGGAATTGATTCGGCCAATACTCGCCAAGTCCGATGATTTTAAAACGTTTAAAGCTGAGTTGGAAAAGTGGTACAATGGCTATATGGAGCAAGTTTCCGGCTGGTTTAAACGATATGCTCAGGGAGTAGTATGGGTAGTAGCTGCACTCGTTGCCATCGCCTTAAATGTAGATACAATTCATTTGACGAACAGGCTTTTTAATGACAATGGCCTACGCGACCGGGTTGTAGCTCAAGCAATAATGACGACAAAAAATGGCGGAGAAACCTTTGCCAAAGACATAAAATTCGTTGAGTATCTTCATACGAATGACGTGACATTGGTAGATACTACTGATTCGAAAAAGTTTGTAGTTAAACCAAACCTGACCGGACTTGACAGCATAGCGGTACAAACGGCTTATCTACGCTTTGTTCAGGAAAACGTTGCCGAACTCAGCTTGCCAATTGGCTGGGTATCGGGCGAAGGGAAATCTCCATTTCAACCTGGTCAATCCTGGTGCTTGGCCATTTTAGGCTGGGTATTAACTACAGCGGCCCTTTCCTTTGGTGCTCCCTTCTGGTTTGATCTGCTGCTTAAACTGGTAAACATCCGGAATACGGCCCGCCGGCCACCCGGGAATCCTAATCCGTCAAACTAAAAAGAGGTGTCCTTTTCAAAAGGACACCTCTTTTTATAGAGAAACGATACCTGTTTTTACGGCCCACAGAGCCAGGCCAACCCGACTTTTTATATTGTATCGTTCAAATAAAGCTTCGCGATAACCGTCGACAGTGCGGGGGCTAACGCACATTTTGTCGGCAATTTGAACGTAGGTTAGCTCGGAACAGGCCAATTGTAAAAAATGGCGTTCACGATGATTTAGCTGAACAGAGTTCAGATTGTAGGTAGAGGATAGGCTGTTCATTGTGTGGGGTGTTAATAGTGGTCATATAATCAGCTAGCAAGCTGAAAGTAAGCTAATATGCACACCCTTCCCAAATGAACTGAGTTAACGGTAGT contains:
- a CDS encoding sugar phosphate isomerase/epimerase family protein; protein product: MLNLGFVSAILADYDLNGVLKFASEHKFSCVELMCWPSGNADARRYAGVTHIDVNNLHVDQVHTLTRLYNVSISGLGYYPNPLDPNPEQAEFYREHIKQIIRAAAKLGVPVVNTFIGRNPSLSIADNLKLYAEHWPAIVKVAEECNVKIGIENCPMWFTDDEWPGGKNLATTPAIWDRMFEIIPSRALGLNYDPSHLIWQMMDEVKPIYDYRDRLHHIHLKDVKLYRDKLNRVGIIANPLEYHSPKLPGLGDVRWRDFFAALTDVRYRGPVCIEVEDKAYESHPQDVKTAILTARNYLSQFLVL
- a CDS encoding response regulator transcription factor, whose protein sequence is MNSLSSTYNLNSVQLNHRERHFLQLACSELTYVQIADKMCVSPRTVDGYREALFERYNIKSRVGLALWAVKTGIVSL
- a CDS encoding class I SAM-dependent DNA methyltransferase, translated to MPDSSLPLAYFDDVYRANDDPWSFETSPYERDKYQATMAALPRNKYSNVFEIGCSIGVLSELLANRCNHLLAVDASELPLGAARKRLAAYPHVTVRQLSIPNEFPDDQFDLILLSEVGYYLVLDDLKCARQQMLDHLTDKGNLLLVHWTPFVPDYPLTGDQVHEQFLEIAGEGKPLTHLLGQRTDKYRLDLFQKQ
- a CDS encoding phosphatase PAP2 family protein — its product is MIDTLNQLDIDLFLWLNGRYTPWLDPIMIWITERNSWFPLYALLIGWLIYRYRKQAVGYILTIIFSVAVADQLASSVIKPLTHRLRPCHELSLQKLIHPVLECGGQYGFCSSHASTTFALAASLWLMLGKQHSWLRWGFLWAATVSYSRIYVAAHYPLDVLAGTGVGILSATLCVFVLNKWQTRSEAQKLI
- the deoC gene encoding deoxyribose-phosphate aldolase — its product is MSSTPIHEIAGLIDHALLHPTLTDTELRAGCEEALIYEVASVCIKPYAVSLARDILAGSRVRVGTVVGFPHGSNALPVKIAETVQACRDGAVEIDMVVNIGKVLSEDWSYITNEIQAIQYTCQTEGAILKVIFETDYLPDDTHKIRLCQICTDAGVAFVKTSTGFGFVKGADGKYEYKGAIEHDLRLMLSHVGLGVQVKASGGIRTLDELLAVCNMGVARVGTSSTAAIIREANRRAGIAPEHTPTSFRIESTGY
- a CDS encoding glycosyltransferase, translated to MQTEIEDIACTTIHHYLFNETPPSPFVRLSVIVPVRNEAHHLEDTLNALRKQQDNNGLPVNPALYEVLLLANNCTDYSFEVARNYQLQHPDFPLHIAQIHLPAAKANIGTVRRLLMDEAHRRLTSLGRSDGIIASTDGDTVVDGRWVNAIMLEIANGNDAVGGRILTRPDRSQVRLYHLRDVMYRSLVAKAEALFDPRAHDPWPRHFQHFGASIAVTCQMYEQAGRLPEIPCLEDEAFYRALLRMDAKVRKSPHVKVYTSTRMQGRVAVGFSEQLRYWANMNQANQCQLAEPAKAVIIQLQNRQRLRLYWPLRHQWPDETRVEQIARDLMVDPNWLIKEVAQSRFFGEVWEKVDEKMRTGQWASCWPAVPITLAIRDLRNYLTTAFGTNPTGIYPFAGPVNE